From a single Chitinophaga sp. Cy-1792 genomic region:
- a CDS encoding PAS domain-containing protein encodes MKNLKGLLQQVNRYQISIPGIITIVCLTSIINWFLFSGFKPDSITGLTLLASFNTAIVLTFYKRATSRAEKIVDAYRKATAEDEKQFEGIREVAVFFVDQQHNISYINREMIRLTGYTSKELIGRPWTFMCTPKLATQLNINISENLDDIMQTQRPMYHLRRKDGIYIYVINYISLMESHDSNTKFQVIVKSLPTGEI; translated from the coding sequence ATGAAAAACCTCAAAGGCCTGCTCCAACAGGTAAACAGATACCAAATATCTATTCCCGGCATCATTACAATCGTTTGTCTCACTTCCATCATCAACTGGTTCCTCTTCTCCGGCTTCAAACCTGACAGCATCACCGGACTCACCCTGCTCGCCTCCTTCAACACCGCCATCGTACTCACCTTCTACAAAAGAGCCACCTCCAGAGCAGAAAAAATCGTTGACGCCTACCGTAAGGCTACCGCAGAAGATGAAAAACAATTCGAAGGTATCAGAGAAGTGGCCGTATTCTTCGTCGACCAGCAACACAATATCTCCTACATCAATCGCGAAATGATCCGACTCACCGGCTACACTTCCAAAGAACTGATCGGACGTCCCTGGACTTTCATGTGCACCCCCAAACTGGCCACACAACTCAACATAAATATTTCCGAAAATCTGGATGATATCATGCAGACACAAAGACCCATGTACCACCTTCGCAGAAAAGATGGTATCTATATATACGTTATTAACTACATCAGCCTGATGGAATCACACGATTCCAATACCAAATTCCAGGTAATAGTGAAGTCACTGCCAACTGGTGAGATTTAG